TGATATTCTTTATTTCCTTTATAAACTTCCATACATGGAGGTTTCTTAAAAAAGAACTTGGAATAAGATAGTTCATAATTTTGAAAGTGAATAATTCTTGAAAAGAAATTTGTCTTTTAAATTCTTGTGTTTGTGATCTAGAGTTATatcaatgaagatgatgattataTATGATCTAGCGTCAAATACTCAAATCCTCATCTCTTGTGTGTATATATCACTAAGACAATATTCGTCTATTTCAAAATGATTGTTATTTAAGATTTTTGTACACAGATTAATGAATACAATAATGTTGTTATAAACTATTACAACTTTTATTAAACTAACCTTATAATTATATCAGAAGAAGTAGTGTatagttattttaaaataaattttatttactaaaacAATAGACATTTTAAAAATGGAAGGAATAATTTGGAAGGAATATTATAGTTGCTAATGTAATGTATTAGGTTTTCTTGagaaatttttttcaaattaaatttttaacgTGTTGAAATTTTGCATGATTGTCAAGAGTTTAActctactccctccgtttttgtattataagtcgttttagacttttcacacagtttaagaaaaataataattgttatatgaaaatgagaaattatgaaggtttttacaatattatccttcattaatgatatagggaagataaatttatataattgaaaggagagaataataaatatttaaggatataatagaaaaagtagCATCAATTATTCATTGGTATTGTAAAGCGATttatatttaaattcaatttattttcaaaaacgatttataataaaaaaacggagggagtattttatactttacttaatatttatttaagagATAAACAAAAGTATAACAGgtaaatttaattagtttaattaatttaataaaagaatGAGAGTAATTTTTCACTTATGTTTATCCATTTTCACCTATCTAATTCTAAGCTAGAAGTAGAATACTACTCCTATATTCCATGGCAGCGCACTTGCACAATGACCAATGTGGATTCTTTCAGAATTTATCCTTTTTAAATCTCGTTACACACAGTGTACAGCAGGCTTTCTAGTTTCAGGCAAACAACCAAACCAACTGCAACAAAGTGAACAAACAACAAACTTTTAACCGAGTAGCATAACAACAAAGACGCACGTGTGAGCATTCGCCACGTCACTTATCCAACCACCGTGTGCCGTCCCTTCCCAAACCCCATTTCGTCGTTTCTTCCTTCCTTCCTTCATCCATTCCTCTCTTATTATTTTCACCACTACTCTTTATCATACTACGTGTGAACAAAAACCTTACTCTcctctttcttcatcttcttcttcctctcattTTCCAAATTTAACAAATTTCCTATTTTATAATGCCCACGTGGTGGGGTAAAAAATCAACCAAGACCAAGGACCTTCTTCACCAAGAAGAGCCACGTGGCGGAAGCAGCAGTGGTGGAAGTAGCGGCGGCGGCGGCGtgcttcatttcaattttaataagtCTCCGATTAGAAACGCTGCCAATTATAAAAACGGTTATTATAAACCAGAAAACCCTAGGAGTTTTGAAGACGCTTCTAATTTTAGAAATTCTCCCAGATCTAGTAGAGATTTCACTCcttcaaccaccaccaccaccgctGCCGGTGGTTCTTCTTCCTTTTGGGATTCCGAAGCCGGTGATAAGATAGGGCATCCTTTGCCGCGTCCTTCTGTTTCTTCTACGCAAAGCTTGAGTAATGATCAGGGGATTACTTTTGGCTCTGCTTCTGTTTCTGGCTCTAGCGTTAGCTCCAATGGCTCTTGTGATGATCCTTTGGCTTTTAACTCCCAGATTAATAGCGTTAGGTTGGTTATACTCGTCAATTGACTTTCGATCCATTTGATTTTCACTTTTCTAGTTATGATTGATATTTGAACGTATAAAGTGACTTTTACTTTTAAATCTTGATCTCTCTTCATTTGGTGTTATTATGTGCTTAATTTAAATCATTACTACAATTGCTTTTAGTTATGGATAAAATTTGTAAGGAAAGGTAACACAGGGCTGttaggttttgttttttttacaagGGTGTTATAGTTCTCTATATGCTGATGCTAGACTAATCACTGTCATTTCTTTATGTTAGGGGACAATGTGAAACAAAGTTCAATGTGAGGTCTAAAAGCCCTGGTCCTGGGTCAAGAGGACCTACCAGCCCGACATCACCTCTTCATCCAAGGTTGCATGTTTTGAGTCTTGACTCACCTACAGGCAGGCAAGAAGATGGAAGGAGTGAGTGTCATCCATTGCCTCTTCCTCCAGGATCTCCGACTAGTCCATCTTCAGCTCTTCCGAACAACGCGAGACCAAATGGAATGGTAGAAAATTGTGCCACTAACCGTGGCAGGTGGAAGAAAGGAAAGCTTCTAGGTCGGGGAACATTTGGGCATGTTTACTTGGGATTCAATAGgtatttttttctcctttttcagtGATGTATATTTACTTTCAATTCTGTTTTGGATTAGCTTCCGACAATTTTTATCATGTATACTTTTCACTTCCTGAATATTTAATGGAAAAAAGTGTTTTTTCAGTCTGGTGGGTTGTAAATTGTAATTATACGAATACACAAATATTTGGGATTCAAATTTAATATCACAATGCCAGTTTTGTTGGCAGAAACAAAAGTCTGACATTAGAGCCCAACTGTTTTACAGAAAGAAATCATCAGCCTACTTTCAGATTGCGCATTTTGTCTGGTTTTGTCCATATTACGGACAGATTACCGAAACTAAATGTATTCTGCTTCCTATGTTTTTTCTACCTCTAAAATGCTTGTATTGCGAATTTGCAACTTTGGCAGTGAAAGCGGACAATTGTGTGCAATAAAAGAAGTCAGGGCTGTATGTGATGATCCAACCTCAAAAGAGTGCCTCAAACAACTTAATCAGGTAATTTAGTTGTTTTTCTGAAGAGATGTGCTTCATGCTCTAAGCTTCACCGCAGACTGTCACGATAATACTTTTGTAGTTCTTCTTTTCACTGTTGCAACtgagtttgtttttaaaatatcaaaatcatTTGGTGATCTAATAAATCTATATCATGTTTTCAATTTGCTGCAGGAGATAACTTTGCTGAGTCAACTTTCACATCCAAACATTGTTCAATACTATGGAAGTGATTTGGTATGCTAATATGTTCCTGATGTTTAATCCTGTAATATACAACATATagaaaaagaaattagaaaatCATGAATGTGAtccattttattttatagatGTACATTTTCCATGCTTGCAGGGAGAAGAAACACTTTCCGTTTATTTGGAATACGTCTCTGGAGGTTCTATTCATAAATTACTTCAGGAATATGGGTCCTTCAAAGAGCCTGTCATCCAAAATTATACAAGGCAGATTGTCTCCGGACTTTCATATCTTCATGGGAGAAATACAGTGCACAGGTAATTCTGCAAATCATATTATAACTATAGCTTGAAACCGGTGCTTCTTGAATCTTTGTAAGTATTTACATGCTATATCTTCACAGGGATATCAAAGGGGCTAACATACTAGTTGATCCTAATGGTGAAATCAAGCTGGCGGACTTTGGAATGGCTAAACATGTAAGTTTATCATGCATATACTTTAAAGTGTGCATCGCTGCCGTCTCACTTGAAAAATTCGTAATTGATTCTAGCACTGAATAATTAGACAGTGACATTGTAAAATTTGTGGAGAGTGTATGATTAATACTGCTTCTTTTGGGATTTGATAAAATTTGCCATTTTACTTATCTGAATGCCTAGTGGTGGAGTCCTTCCTCTTCCACGAATGCATGTGCTTTCTCTCTCAGAATTGTGAACACCAACATAGAAAATGAGAGGAGAGCTGGAACCTATCTATTTCTTACACAAACATTGCACATTCTCTTCTCTGTTCCATCCTTTTATTACTTAACTATATAGCATTGTCATAAGCACGTGGTAGAAAGAAAATCTAATTTAGAGGGCTTCAAAAAGTATAATTTtctgttttggttgatttcttaTTTATGGAGACCATCTCTGAGTTATGATTTGTCCTGGACCAGATAAATTCTTCATCCTCAATGCTTTCTTTCAAAGGAAGTCCACATTGGATGGCGCCAGAGGTAAATTCTCTTCCCCTTCGTTTcagattttgatttttttctccCCGCTCCTTTCACTTTCACTGGAACTAGTTATGTATCCTTATGTTAACTTTCTTAGGTTGTAATGAATACAAATGGCTATAGTCTTCCTGTTGATATTTGGAGCTTGGGATGCACAATTCTTGAAATGGCAACATCGAGGCCTCCTTGGAGTCAGTATGAAGGGGTGCGATATTGACTATTTTGAACTAGCATTCGATTACATATTTGTTATGACTTTTCATCCTGTTTGTAAAATATGAAGGACCAACACTGTTTTTCAATGTTGGATTCAACAGGTAGCTGCAATATTTAAAATTGGCAACAGCAAAGACATGCCTGAAATTCCTGatcatctctcaaatgatgcaaaGAATTTCATTAAGCTATGCTTGCATAGAGATCCTGCAACTCGCCCTACAGCCCATATGTTACTTAATCACCCCTTTATTCGAGATCAGTCAGCAACAAAAGCTGCAAATGTCAGAATAACCAAGGATGCTTTTCCCTACATGTTCGATGGAAGCCGGACGCCGGTACGGTGTTCgattcttatttattttctcaGTGAAGTTATGTTTCATTGGCATCTTACAAGCTAGTTCTACATATCGCTAAGTTGGTCACATAATCATCATAAAGATGTTCTGTTCTCTGAAATATTAATATGCTgcaatcattttttaaatttagttTGGTTCCCTAGTTTAAGGTGATACGTTACTGGATAACATCAAATATTGTACATAATAACTTAATGATAGGATACTGGATTTTTAATCATCCAGAGGGGTTATAATACCATGTCAGGATTTTATCTATTGTACTTGTAGAGCATATAGCTTTGTTTTTTTAGGTAAAAGCTGACTACACAAATTTATATAGCGGACTTCATGCTACTAAATTATACCTTGGAGCAGAACTTGAACCCAAAATACAATATCATTTGAAGTTGCGATTCTAACGCTTATATCCCTCTcactgatttatatatatttataaagttACATATTTTCTGGTAATCAATTTTGTGGTCAATCTTGGTCTGGAGCTAACTTTCTCTTTGCTTGTTTGATTTTGCAGCCCGCTTCAGATCTTCATTCCAATAGAAATTGTATTGCTTCTCATGATGCAGACCATGCAACAAAGCCAGTTGTTGCATCTTCCCGAGCAATAAGGAGCCCAAGGTTAGATATCTGATTTTTCGCGGTTATTTATGATTGAAGCCTGGTTTTCTATACCTTTTTATATATGCTTCatgttttttatgttatttagGCTGACTTGCTGTTTATATTTCCTTATTCAGAGACAACACAAGAATGATCACATCCTTACCAGTATCTCCGTGTTCAAGTCCATTGCGACAGTCCGGTCCGGCACACAAGAGCTGTTTCCTTTCTCCTCCACATCCAAATTATTCTATGATGGGACATCATACCCTTGCTTCATATGAATCATATCCAATGAGATCAAATGCCAAGTTTACTCTTGATCCTTGGCAAGAAATACCTATGTACAAAGCCCACACACCTGGTGGATCCCCAAGGAGACTTATTTGAGTTTTTAAATGTAAATACCCGTAAGATCTTTGTTGGTTTTCCCCCAGCCTGCCTTGTGCTCTGTAGTTGAACTTCATTCAATCTTAACTCTCTGAAAGTTCAAACTATATAAAGAAAACTCTGGTCGATTCTTTCTTTATAAATGAGAAATAGACGACGGTAGAAGTGAGAAGTGTAGGAGTCATCTCGGTGCAGGCACTGGACTGGGGAGACCTTGTAGCTTGTAACATTTTTCATTGAATACTGTAAACAGAAGGTGCTTGTACTGTGTAGTAGCGTTTTTGTTGTATATTGTTATTAGTCCATGGTAGAAAAGAGTAAATTTTCACAcgtatttcctttttcttttaaaatgctTGATGTGATTcatgcatttcatttactttttTGTCGGTGAGAGATTACACACATTTCCCTTCAACGATGGATAAGTACTCCCAGTAGTCGAGGGTCCAACAAGTAAAGAAGCTCACTGAAAACCCTACATGTCACCTGTTTGGGTTTTCCTTACATCCGAGAATTTACACATTGTGTTAAAAGTGAAAAGACCTTACGATGTGTTCAGACTGTTGTTCCAACGAAGGTTAAGATTAAGATAACCATGTTGAGAGAGTTTCTTCAATAATAATTCGTTGCTTCTCGAATCAGAAATGCATTGAAAGAGAAGAGATGAGGGTGGTACCTACTAAAGATCGCCCAAGTCAATAATTGATTTAGACATAGAAATATTATTTTCAGCTTTTTGTGAGTGTGCACTTAATTTAACATATTAACATATGATTCTTTATGTGATCTAACAATTTATTCTACTATATTTTATGAGTGAATCAAGTGTTTTCTTAAGACATGTCTACACAATGTTCTTCACGTCCTAAAATGTTTTAAACGATGACATATCCGTGACGTCTTTGTAGTGACATCACCTTTATCATTATTGCTCGTACCTCTACGTTTTACATGATTCTCCCTTGTGGGGCCAGAAGCGATATGAACTAACCATGATCCAAATTCATGGACACGAAGGTGGTTGGGCCAATTTTACTTTGCATTGATCTCATAGGACCACTATCAAACTAGCATCAAATTTAAGACTTGCATAACTATGTTTCTCAACCATATCAACAACAAGTTACATACAATTCTCACCAACCTCTAACAAAAAACAAAATACATTGAAAATGCCCTGTATAAATTAAAAtagattaatttaatatatatgtaCGCATCTATTTAATCTCTCAATAACAAGAAATGATAATGCTAATTTGTGCCCCAATGACACAaattaagaaatttatttttaaaaattttgttttaaaatatataataaaaaattgattttatattttctttaaaattaatATACAAATTGCAAAATATTTCATTAACAACCATTGTTAACTTGTGCTCTTTGGACACGTTAGCATTATCctttaaaatattcaaatttcaaaattcgTGTGGAATTGGTCTGAGTGATTCTAAATTTTATAATTCCCACCATGCATACGgacaattaaaaaaatttcataattttGAAAGAAATGCTAACGTTATAATAATGAGTAACCTTTATATTTATTGAGATTGATTTATCGTGAAGCTTCCGCGGGAAGCTGCCACAAATTTGAACAATACCAATTCCCTTTCTTCCCCAAAACCTAAATCCATTAACATCAAACAACCTAAAAATGCCGATCGAAATGCCTCAAGGCTTACCATTCTCCGTAGACACATGGACTCCATCCTCCAAAACCAGCAAGCGACACCATTTCCTCACGCACGCTCACAAAGACCATTCCTCCAACATCACTTCTCATTCCTCTTTCCCTATTTACTCCACTCTTCTCACCAAAACCCTACTCCTCCAACATTACCCTCACCTTCATGATTCCCTGTTTCTAGAAATCGAAGTAGGCCAATCCTTGATCATCCATGATCCCGACGGGGACTTCACTGTTACAGCTTTTGATGCTAATCACTGTCCTGGTGCGGTGATGTTCTTGTTTGAAGGTGAATTTGGGAATATTTTACATACGGGAGATTGCAGGATTAATCTCGAATGTCTTCTCAATTTACCTGATAAGTATGTAGGGAGGAAAGGGAAAAAGGCTACATGTCCTCTTGATTGTGTTTTCTTAGACTGTACTTTTGGAAATTTCACTCGTTCTATGCCTACCAAACAATCCTCTATTCAACAGGTTCGATAACTTTTCACTCTTTTTTGCTTACATAAAGCACACCATCAAATCCATGactttttttgttgcttttttaTGAAAACTGGAAgtaaatttatttatgatttaggTATTTAGAGTCCTGTAAAGCCAGCTCATATATAGTAGCTGCAGGGATATCTGACTGCAAAGACGCGAGTTTGTTTGAATATGTGATATCCTCTTTATTCACCTTTAAGACAACTGGAGAAAAAACAAATATTCACCTTTAAGAGGTGAAATTTCAGTCACAAGGCaactagaaaaaaaaaattgttcctagtaatatatttaattatgttcTGCTAGGGAACTAGATGTGTCTAGTGAAGTGGTGAGATGTGGTATTGGATCGGTGGAGCAAGTTTCTGGTGCAGCGGATATGAGGTTGGTCTGCAAGATTAGCACTCCAACGTTCAAGTCAGTGAGAGAATGAGAAGTAATGTGagagtgagaatgaatttgaGTTTCTAAAATGACGTGCTTTACCCTTATATATCAAGAGCGGTTGAAACCGTTTGCGAGTGATGCGGCATGCTGTGTGGACAGCCGTCTGATTGAATTGGTCGGGTGATTGATGCATTGGAGGACGAAAACATCTTCTGGGCAGAATGAAGGTCTACTCGTTCCACGCGCCCATCTACTTGCAATTCACTCTTGGGCCTTTTGGCACGGGCCTTGGGACAGCCCAGAACAAATTCCCAGCTTCATCATGTTTAACCCCTTCAACCTTGGTCTTTCTAGTTCCCGAAACGTGATAGGAATGATAATGTGCAAGTGGGCCTTGACTATGGTCCTAGGCCCAAAATATGGAACGTGTATGAGAGGAAACGTTGGAAAGGAAGATGTGGACAGAATAATGTCAAGGCTGCATGAGTTGCATGAGTGGGGGGAGAGAATAATATATAGGTGGTTAGAGGACAGAGAGGGTAGCTAAGTTTTCTGTTAGTGGAAACAATTCATTTGCCGTGAATTGTGGAGAGCCTTGGCTCTAGGGATTGCAAATCATTGCAATCATTATCCTTGTAACTGTTTGATTGTTGTTAAACGAATACACAGTTGCATTCAatccatattttctctattattatACCTGAGTTCCATCAAAACGCATGATTTCTGTGTTGTAAAATAAATATGTTACAACAGGTGGATTTTTAAGCCCAAGCATGCTTCATTTatacttttttgtttgttttcgtGGTTCTAATTTCTGAAACTTTCAATGTATTAGTAGATGCATATTACTGTGCTTGGAATTAATTTTCAACCATATTATTTCCCCAAGCGCAAAGATTGCACATTACTAAGTTATTTTTAGTTAAATTGAATCCATCATTCTGCAATATTGTTAACTCATTATGAGTAATGTTCTATCTGACAGTTTTGATTATGGAACTGCAAAGCAGGTTGTTAATTGTATATGGAAGCATCCGGATGCATCGACAGTGTATCTTACCTGTGATGTCCTCGGTCAGGAAGACATCCTTGTTCAAGTGTCCCAAACATTTGGAGCAAAGATATATGTTGATAAAGCCCAAAATCCAGAATGTTTCAAGAATCTAATGGTTACCGTGCCTGAAATCATTAGTGAAGACCCATCTTCCCGTTTCCATTTATTTGATGGATCTCCAGGACTATATGAAAGAGCACAGGCAAAACTGGTTGAGGCCAAGGCATTGCTCCAGACTGAGCCTCTCATTGTCCGCCCTTCTGCTCAGTGGTATGCTTGTGAAGAAGTTTCAGATGTTCAGAACACTAGAAAAAAGAGGATGAATGAAGCAGTTAGGGATCAATTTGGTGTTTGGCATGTCTGTTACTCAATGCACTCTTCCAAGGAAGAATTGGAAGAGGCGCTTCAACTTCTTGCTCCAAGGTGGGTTGTTTCAACAACCCCTCCCTGCAGGGCTATGGAGCTCAATTATGTTAAGAAATACTGTTTTAATTCTAAAGCCGGTCTCAACAACTCTGTACTGAAGCTTCTGGATATGACTGTGGAAACTTCTGACTTTGTAGATACATTTGTCAAACCTGTAAACTGTTATCCTGTGCCTTGTACAAAAACTAAATCACCCATCAAGCAGTACACTGATGCGAAAGCACTGGAAGAGTTGACTCTTTCGGATAATCGTTCGCCTGTCACATTATTTGGAAGAGCAAGGCTTGGTCTCCAAGATGTCGACTTTTTACGAGTACAGTGCAATATTTTACCAGTTAATGCCCCTTTGCAAACAGATTCAAGTGATGCAAGACAAGAATGTTTAGATGATCCTGCTGAAGTGAAATGGGAGAGGTCACCAGAAAGAAAGGAAGATTTACATAATGTGAATAAGAATCCGCAATTAGAAGAGGTTCAAGAAAACACAAGAGTTCGTAAGAGTGCCTCTAATGAAAATATTGGATCCCCGGGCCTGAGTGAACATATCAAAAAATATTACAGGCCAATGAATATTCCTACGCTTCTTCCCTCATTAGTGGATCTTAGGAATTCCATGAAACGTGCCAAGAGGAGAATTGATCAGTTTTCTGCGGCTAACTTTGATCGGAAAATGCCCATGGATTGATGAATCTTTAGATTTTAGATGAATTTATTTCACCTTGCTCTTTCTCAGATTACTGTCTGTGTTGCAAGAGTGCTTCGCAAGAAGTTGCAATGTGGGAAGGCAGAATTTGCAGGAGCAAGGAAAAATGTTGCGGATTTGTTTCAATAATGTTGTTGACATTATACTTTCTTTCAATATAAGAGATAGATACATCAAAATATGTTTGATATTGAGGAATAAAATTGCGTGGGAGTTCATGTATGATGTCCTATAGTGGCGATGGTGATGGTGATCAATTCATATAATTACCTTTTATTGCTTCTTTTTATTGGTAATTAGTACATTTTTATAGTCACGGACACGTGTGAAGTAATTGGGTTTtttaaatacataaatataaaaacacattacTTTCATGTTTTTTAAATAACACTCTTTTTAAATTTTCCCAAAATAATTGGGTTTTGAACCACTTATACCCCTGAGACCACAAGAAGATGCTCAATAGGAGACAGGTGAGAAAAATGTGTGATGATCCACAAAAGAAACACAAGAAAAACATATTAACATGTCATGGAACCTTCAAATTTCAAATAAGGTTCCAATAATCATCAACATGCAGATCACTTGTGTTGTGTCAACTAAGTGAGTAAACAATGTACTGTACCATGATTTCACTACATAAGAATCCGCAACCTTATGATACCAAAGTTTCATATCTTGTTTCATATCTTGTAGGATACCTGTTACTAATGACTTACCGGCATAATTTGTTCATATCTTGTAGCATTTATAGTACCGGTTCTTATAATATAGGAGGAAAAAATTCTCATACCAGCCGATTTCATCGCATTGCACCCATGTTGAGTACATTTCTCATTTGCTAATTAAAATATGTTAATCCAAAACATCCCAATGTAAGATATGGTGTATATATAAACAGCACATAGCACATACGCTAATCACATTTTCATATATCAATGTAAATATATAGTATATATGAGAAGTAGTGATAATCACATTTTCATATATCAATGTAAATATATAGTATATGTGAGGAGTAGTGAGGAGTAATTGAggagtaattgagggtgagtgATCAAATTGACATTaacaacaatgaggagtagtgaACCCTTTTTATAGTACAAAGTTACAAATGATTCGAAACTAAAATAATagtcaaaccagaaaaataaaactGCTATGCtttagtgtaaccggttacgaaaaaCAGCATAACTGGTTACACCAACTGAAGTGCTAAAAACAACAGTTTCAACAATTTTTCCACCTGAGACATATCTTAGTCTTCCAATAACTGTCCTTTTCTGGCTTAGTTCCAATGCAGATTCCAAGAATCGTCCATAAACTTCGCAGGATCCTCATGAAGAAAGTCACACTTATCACAATTGCAATATTTCTTGCAGATCTACATCTTATGAATGATTTTTTGATGGCCATTCTGATTCCCGCCCAATCGCAACTGTTCTTCTGTACGCGGACCTACAAGCTCCTGCCAGTTTGGTGGTGGCTGCCTTATCTCATCAACCCCATGAGTAAAGGTACAATTTTCACCGTTTTTATAGCTACCAAACCCGAACTTAGTACAAATACGGGTCTTGAAAAAAATGTTGCCCAATCTTCTCTTTGGAGGAGGTTGCTTGTTGTCTGGAACTCTTGTCCTTTTGAAAGAATGGGAACCATCGGATGTTGAACGTGGTTCAAAGCGTTGGTTGCTCATCAGTAATGGAGGCGTCACCTCAATGATATCGCTGCTGCTCGATGATGAGAATTGCGTTGGTGACATCTTGACCGTTGGAATGTTGTCTGAATAATAACTCATGGTTGCtgataaaactaaaaacaatattGAATAAAATCAGTAAAATTTTGAGTCTtattgatttgattatcgttaTCATGAGATCATAAAATTTGGAACCGAGTAAAAAACTTTTATCAAGATGGTTACGAGGTTCaaggtttggtttggttctttcGGGAGAATTTTGAGTCAGGTTTGGGTAcgtttgtttgaactttgaaaaaaaagtgaaaaaagtaTATATAGTAAGCAATTTGAaggtttaaggttttttgtgGGGTTAACAAAAAAAACCTAGTTGCTGTTACAATCCTGGTGGACTAATCACTAATCattgccattaattaaactactAGGGGGTGCGGGTAAAATAAAAGGAGTAAGAGAAACACTGATGATTACTTTTCAATAACCGCCCCAAGTTTTGAGATTGCACTACTAAAGTATTTGTTTCTGTGTAGAAAATTGAAGGGTTTCATCTTAGTTCAATAAGTAAGTACTCCCTCCGTCGCCGTcgcaaattataagagaaaaaaacaaaatcatgtttattaaGAAAAGTTAAAACACAATTATTtgacttatattttttttgaaataaagtgttttggaagatgtaaataaaattctaattggtTATTGGTTATTGGTTATAGAAATGATGAGAGAGAACGTAAGTTAAATGCAATTTACATTTAATTTTACCTTGAAAGAAATGAAAGGtggttttttctcttatattttgggacaagaaaaatacattttttttctcttatattttaggACGGAGGAAGTATTTTATTAAGGATTTTGATGAATGATTAGGAGTTAATGTGATTGAAGTTTAAAAAGAAATGAGAATATACGAATAGTAAAGTAGTCAATACAACATTCCAAAGTAAAATATTGACATGTAAATATAtccataaatataaaattattcaaaagaatGAAACTATATAAGAATTTCCACTCTATGCGTTATTTGGAGCCTACaatgtttttctttttgtatAAGATCGTGAGATGATCACGGAAGTGTTGTGATATTCACACTTGTCGAGTCGATTTTCAAGTCATTTTCTGTATGAGTTAATAATTGAATGATCATACATGGATGAACTCCTTATTTATATAGATGATAAACTCATAGATATATTAAAGTTTGTTCTAACATTTCTTGAGTATATAATTGATATCATAATATAAGTGTGatgataaataacaaaaataagtgGTATTTAGAACGAGTTATGGAGTTATTCTCTTTATGTCATTAAACTAATTAAGATGCATTATTACAGTAGGTCAGAGACTTTGATACTAAGTTCCATTCCCTTTTGGTTAGGAAATAAACAATGATACCAATAATCAAACCTAGTAATGTGATTCACCAAGCAGCTTTCATTTGAAATTACAAAAATCACAAGTAAAAGCGAAAGCAATATG
This genomic window from Vicia villosa cultivar HV-30 ecotype Madison, WI unplaced genomic scaffold, Vvil1.0 ctg.002312F_1_1, whole genome shotgun sequence contains:
- the LOC131638423 gene encoding uncharacterized protein LOC131638423 — encoded protein: MPIEMPQGLPFSVDTWTPSSKTSKRHHFLTHAHKDHSSNITSHSSFPIYSTLLTKTLLLQHYPHLHDSLFLEIEVGQSLIIHDPDGDFTVTAFDANHCPGAVMFLFEGEFGNILHTGDCRINLECLLNLPDKYVGRKGKKATCPLDCVFLDCTFGNFTRSMPTKQSSIQQVVNCIWKHPDASTVYLTCDVLGQEDILVQVSQTFGAKIYVDKAQNPECFKNLMVTVPEIISEDPSSRFHLFDGSPGLYERAQAKLVEAKALLQTEPLIVRPSAQWYACEEVSDVQNTRKKRMNEAVRDQFGVWHVCYSMHSSKEELEEALQLLAPRWVVSTTPPCRAMELNYVKKYCFNSKAGLNNSVLKLLDMTVETSDFVDTFVKPVNCYPVPCTKTKSPIKQYTDAKALEELTLSDNRSPVTLFGRARLGLQDVDFLRVQCNILPVNAPLQTDSSDARQECLDDPAEVKWERSPERKEDLHNVNKNPQLEEVQENTRVRKSASNENIGSPGLSEHIKKYYRPMNIPTLLPSLVDLRNSMKRAKRRIDQFSAANFDRKMPMD
- the LOC131638432 gene encoding mitogen-activated protein kinase kinase kinase 3-like; the encoded protein is MPTWWGKKSTKTKDLLHQEEPRGGSSSGGSSGGGGVLHFNFNKSPIRNAANYKNGYYKPENPRSFEDASNFRNSPRSSRDFTPSTTTTTAAGGSSSFWDSEAGDKIGHPLPRPSVSSTQSLSNDQGITFGSASVSGSSVSSNGSCDDPLAFNSQINSVRGQCETKFNVRSKSPGPGSRGPTSPTSPLHPRLHVLSLDSPTGRQEDGRSECHPLPLPPGSPTSPSSALPNNARPNGMVENCATNRGRWKKGKLLGRGTFGHVYLGFNSESGQLCAIKEVRAVCDDPTSKECLKQLNQEITLLSQLSHPNIVQYYGSDLGEETLSVYLEYVSGGSIHKLLQEYGSFKEPVIQNYTRQIVSGLSYLHGRNTVHRDIKGANILVDPNGEIKLADFGMAKHINSSSSMLSFKGSPHWMAPEVVMNTNGYSLPVDIWSLGCTILEMATSRPPWSQYEGVAAIFKIGNSKDMPEIPDHLSNDAKNFIKLCLHRDPATRPTAHMLLNHPFIRDQSATKAANVRITKDAFPYMFDGSRTPPASDLHSNRNCIASHDADHATKPVVASSRAIRSPRDNTRMITSLPVSPCSSPLRQSGPAHKSCFLSPPHPNYSMMGHHTLASYESYPMRSNAKFTLDPWQEIPMYKAHTPGGSPRRLI